The following proteins come from a genomic window of Dermacentor albipictus isolate Rhodes 1998 colony chromosome 8, USDA_Dalb.pri_finalv2, whole genome shotgun sequence:
- the Polr3H gene encoding DNA-directed RNA polymerase III subunit RPC8 isoform X1: protein MAADAAGRGYRRFRVPSRGKTKKEKRLFKLSGTYTLPTTTSLFNSAPKRCIGTLWLYNARFCGGAMFVISEMSDSIRVPPWLFRVSPNEAIVEQLNRRLANKVVINVGLCIALFDITKIEDSRILPGDGSFHTTVQFRYVVFRPFMDEVLVGKIRSSSQEGIYVSMGFFDDIHITPDGMQHPARFDEAEQLWVWQYEGEDGVHEMFMDLGEPIRFRVVGELFVDTTPGGPDTTELPDGEERHVPYSLTASISESGLGLLKWWT, encoded by the exons ATGGCTGCGGATGCGGCTGGTCGTGGCTACAGACGTTTTCGTGTTCCTAGTcgtggaaaaacaaaaaaagaaaagcgtttgTTCAAACTGTC CGGGACCTACACCCTACCTACCACGACTTCCTTGTTCAACTCCGCCCCGAAGCGCTGCATCGGCACGCTCTGGTTGTATAACGCACGTTTTTGCGGCGGCGCGATGTTCGTCATCAGCGAGATGTCGGACAGCATTCGCGTCCCGCCGTGGCTCTTCCGCGTGAGCCCCAACGAAGCCATCGTGGAGCAGCTGAACCGTCGTCTGGCCAACAAG GTGGTCATCAACGTGGGTCTCTGCATCGCGCTCTTCGACATCACGAAAATCGAGGACTCCCGGATTCTGCCGGGCGACGGCTCCTTCCACACAACCG TGCAATTCCGCTACGTCGTCTTCCGGCCCTTCATGGACGAGGTCCTGGTGGGCAAGATTCGCAGCAGCAGCCAGGAGGGAATCTACG TGTCCATGGGCTTCTTCGACGACATCCACATCACTCCTGATGGAATGCAGCACCCAGCTCGCTT CGACGAAGCGGAACAGCTCTGGGTGTGGCAGTACGAAGGCGAGGATGGTGTGCACGAGATGTTCATGGACCTGGGCGAGCCAATACG CTTTAGGGTGGTGGGCGAGTTGTTCGTGGACACCACGCCCGGAGGTCCCGATACGACCGAGCTGCCAGATGGCGAAGAGCGCCACGTGCCTTACTCTCTGACG GCCTCCATCAGCGAGTCCGGCCTGGGCCTGCTCAAGTGGTGGACGTAG
- the LOC139048902 gene encoding N-acetylglucosamine-1-phosphotransferase subunit gamma-like isoform X3 — translation MKRIATSKRADDACGCRCVPACSRRTRVMLLLLLALTLEVVPASSGSVPMRVVRQASGFDGGSAVHGQQHRQLSRSTPRPFSGPGHLRPLLGRCFSRTAAGYRYTLCPFDNATQAEESARWNAYSGVLGVWQGWSAANGSLSGMHYGNGDSCGTLNRSVEVRLSCGRPRTSLAEVSEPERCHYAMVLSTPLVCHPDALLVWPTLSDQQKQRWSLADSRLYSGETTAKAYEELA, via the exons ATGAAGCGTATTGCTACATCgaagcgagcagacgacgcgtgcggTTGCCGTTGCGTACCCGCCTGCAGCAGACGCACCCGCGTCATGTTGCTTCTTTTACTCGCGCTAACTCTAG AAGTCGTCCCTGCGTCGAGCGGCAGCGTACCCATGCGTGTCGTGAGGCAAGCCAGCGGCTTTGACGGTGGGTCTGCCGTGCACGGTCAACAGCATCGGCAGCTGAGCCGGTCCACCCCACGGCCCTTCTCGGGGCCCGGACACTTGAGGCCGCTACTGGGTCGATGCTTCAGCCGCACGGCGGCGGG GTACCGCTACACCCTGTGCCCTTTCGACAACGCCACCCAAGCTGAAGAAAGCGCCCGCTGGAACGCTTACAGCGGCGTCCTCGG TGTCTGGCAAGGCTGGTCAGCAGCTAATGGGAGCCTCAGCGGCATGCACTATGGCAATGGCGACAGCTGCGGCACCCTGAACCGCTCTGTGGAG GTGCGACTCAGCTGCGGTCGCCCCCGGACGTCCCTGGCAGAGGTGAGCGAGCCCGAACGCTGCCACTATGCCATGGTGCTGAGCACCCCCTTGGTGTGCCACCCGGACGCACTGCTCGTTTGGCCCACTCTGTCTGACCAGCAGAAGCAGCGATGGAGTCTGGCCGACAGCCGGCTGTACTCCGGAGAAACCACCGCTAAG GCTTACGAGGAGCTGGCCTAG
- the LOC139048906 gene encoding F-box/LRR-repeat protein 16, translating into MAEVSFTKRAAAELSRCFNGLAVRAKGGLQHESPATATGGGNTGGGAATATRLAAAAATRPRTAAEMLRDPEFLSRLFSHFRGRERLPLASVCRAWRDALYDDPRHWRDMAAALRCRELRREGAESRRRLLESLERRGMDAVWLVGASDEDLADVVSLGAALLSRARLVALRCSSVSDRGLETLLAAAPRVSALELFGCNELTDAGLWAALRPTVTSLTLADCINVADETLAAVAQLLPALRELNLQAYHVTDASLAHLGGGGIGSHHHQHQQQQQQQLQHQSQLVVLRLRSCWELTNQGLVQLVQAVPQLRELSLSGCTKISDDGVELLAENLRQLRVLDLSWCPRVTDASLEFIACDMTQLQQLTLDRCMHITDIGLGYLSTIPNLSVLYLRWCSQIRDFGLQHLCTMKSLRILSVAGCPQVTARGLSGLAQLRQLQELELTNCPGATAELLAFLREQLPHCLVVD; encoded by the exons ATGGCCGAGGTGAGCTTCACCAAGCGAGCGGCGGCCGAGCTGAGCCGCTGCTTCAACGGGCTCGCCGTGCGAGCCAAGGGTGGACTGCAGCACGAGTCGCCCGCGACCGCGACCGGAGGCGGCAACACCGGCGGCGGCGCGGCGACCGCGACCAGAC tcgcggcggccgccgcgaccCGTCCCCGAACGGCCGCCGAGATGCTGCGCGACCCGGAGTTCCTGTCGCGCCTGTTCTCGCACTTTCGGGGCCGCGAGCGGCTGCCCCTCGCCTCGGTGTGTCGCGCGTGGAGGGACGCCCTGTACGACGACCCTCGCCACTGGCGAGACATGGCCGCCGCGCTGCGGTGCCGGGAGCTGCGCCGGGAGGGCGCCGAGTCGCGCCGCCGGCTGCTCGAGTCGCTCGAGCGGCGCGGCATGGACGCCGTCTGGCTGGTGGGCGCCTCGGACGAGGACCTGGCCGACGTCGTGTCGCTGGGCGCCGCGCTGCTGAGCCGCGCGCGGCTCGTGGCGCTGCGATGCTCGAGCGTCTCGGACCGCGGGCTCGAGACCCTCCTGGCGGCCGCGCCTCGCGTCTCGGCGCTCGAGCTGTTCGGCTGCAACGAGCTGACGGACGCCGGACTGTGGGCCGCGCTGCGGCCCACGGTCACGTCGCTGACGCTCGCCGACTGCATCAACGTGGCCGACGAGACGCTGGCCGCCGTGGCGCAGCTGCTTCCCGCTCTGCGAGAGCTCAACCTGCAGGCGTACCACGTCACCGACGCCTCGCTGGCGCACCTCGGAGGAGGAGGAATCGGTTcgcaccaccaccagcaccagcagcagcagcagcagcagctgcagcaccaGTCGCAGCTGGTCGTGCTGCGACTGCGCTCCTGCTGGGAGCTCACCAACCAGGGCCTGGTGCAGCTGGTGCAGGCGGTGCCCCAGCTGCGCGAGCTGTCGCTCTCGGGCTGCACCAAGATCAGCGACGACGGCGTCGAGCTGCTCGCCGAGAACCTGCGGCAGCTGCGCGTGCTCGACCTGTCGTGGTGCCCGCGCGTCACGGACGCCAGCCTCGAGTTCATCGCGTGCGACATGACGCAGCTGCAGCAGCTCACCCTAGACCG GTGTATGCACATCACGGACATCGGCCTGGGCTACCTGTCCACGATCCCCAACCTGTCGGTCCTTTATCTGCGCTGGTGTTCGCAGATACGAGACTTCGGCCTGCAACACCTGTGCACCATGAAGAGCCTGCGGATACTGTCGGTGGCCG GCTGCCCGCAGGTTACGGCTCGTGGCCTGTCCGGGCTCGCGCAGCTGCGACAGCTCCAGGAGCTCGAGCTCACCAACTGCCCTGGCGCCACTGCCGAGCTCCTGGCCTTCCTGCGCGAGCAGCTGCCTCACTGCCTCGTCGTCGACTGA
- the Polr3H gene encoding DNA-directed RNA polymerase III subunit RPC8 isoform X2 → MFVISEMSDSIRVPPWLFRVSPNEAIVEQLNRRLANKVVINVGLCIALFDITKIEDSRILPGDGSFHTTVQFRYVVFRPFMDEVLVGKIRSSSQEGIYVSMGFFDDIHITPDGMQHPARFDEAEQLWVWQYEGEDGVHEMFMDLGEPIRFRVVGELFVDTTPGGPDTTELPDGEERHVPYSLTASISESGLGLLKWWT, encoded by the exons ATGTTCGTCATCAGCGAGATGTCGGACAGCATTCGCGTCCCGCCGTGGCTCTTCCGCGTGAGCCCCAACGAAGCCATCGTGGAGCAGCTGAACCGTCGTCTGGCCAACAAG GTGGTCATCAACGTGGGTCTCTGCATCGCGCTCTTCGACATCACGAAAATCGAGGACTCCCGGATTCTGCCGGGCGACGGCTCCTTCCACACAACCG TGCAATTCCGCTACGTCGTCTTCCGGCCCTTCATGGACGAGGTCCTGGTGGGCAAGATTCGCAGCAGCAGCCAGGAGGGAATCTACG TGTCCATGGGCTTCTTCGACGACATCCACATCACTCCTGATGGAATGCAGCACCCAGCTCGCTT CGACGAAGCGGAACAGCTCTGGGTGTGGCAGTACGAAGGCGAGGATGGTGTGCACGAGATGTTCATGGACCTGGGCGAGCCAATACG CTTTAGGGTGGTGGGCGAGTTGTTCGTGGACACCACGCCCGGAGGTCCCGATACGACCGAGCTGCCAGATGGCGAAGAGCGCCACGTGCCTTACTCTCTGACG GCCTCCATCAGCGAGTCCGGCCTGGGCCTGCTCAAGTGGTGGACGTAG
- the LOC139048902 gene encoding N-acetylglucosamine-1-phosphotransferase subunit gamma-like isoform X2: MKRIATSKRADDACGCRCVPACSRRTRVMLLLLLALTLEVVPASSGSVPMRVVRQASGFDGGSAVHGQQHRQLSRSTPRPFSGPGHLRPLLGRCFSRTAAGYRYTLCPFDNATQAEESARWNAYSGVLGVWQGWSAANGSLSGMHYGNGDSCGTLNRSVEVRLSCGRPRTSLAEVSEPERCHYAMVLSTPLVCHPDALLVWPTLSDQQKQRWSLADSRLYSGETTAKGHAVELAQILWEAGLGIAPPPAAGRPAFADMAVQCHRAYEELA, from the exons ATGAAGCGTATTGCTACATCgaagcgagcagacgacgcgtgcggTTGCCGTTGCGTACCCGCCTGCAGCAGACGCACCCGCGTCATGTTGCTTCTTTTACTCGCGCTAACTCTAG AAGTCGTCCCTGCGTCGAGCGGCAGCGTACCCATGCGTGTCGTGAGGCAAGCCAGCGGCTTTGACGGTGGGTCTGCCGTGCACGGTCAACAGCATCGGCAGCTGAGCCGGTCCACCCCACGGCCCTTCTCGGGGCCCGGACACTTGAGGCCGCTACTGGGTCGATGCTTCAGCCGCACGGCGGCGGG GTACCGCTACACCCTGTGCCCTTTCGACAACGCCACCCAAGCTGAAGAAAGCGCCCGCTGGAACGCTTACAGCGGCGTCCTCGG TGTCTGGCAAGGCTGGTCAGCAGCTAATGGGAGCCTCAGCGGCATGCACTATGGCAATGGCGACAGCTGCGGCACCCTGAACCGCTCTGTGGAG GTGCGACTCAGCTGCGGTCGCCCCCGGACGTCCCTGGCAGAGGTGAGCGAGCCCGAACGCTGCCACTATGCCATGGTGCTGAGCACCCCCTTGGTGTGCCACCCGGACGCACTGCTCGTTTGGCCCACTCTGTCTGACCAGCAGAAGCAGCGATGGAGTCTGGCCGACAGCCGGCTGTACTCCGGAGAAACCACCGCTAAG GGCCATGCCGTAGAGCTAGCACAGATTTTGTGGGAGGCCGGTCTCGGCATAGCACCGCCTCCGGCGGCGGGACGGCCCGCCTTCGCTGACATGGCTGTCCAGTGTCACAGG GCTTACGAGGAGCTGGCCTAG
- the LOC139048902 gene encoding N-acetylglucosamine-1-phosphotransferase subunit gamma-like isoform X1, producing the protein MKRIATSKRADDACGCRCVPACSRRTRVMLLLLLALTLEVVPASSGSVPMRVVRQASGFDGGSAVHGQQHRQLSRSTPRPFSGPGHLRPLLGRCFSRTAAGYRYTLCPFDNATQAEESARWNAYSGVLGVWQGWSAANGSLSGMHYGNGDSCGTLNRSVEVRLSCGRPRTSLAEVSEPERCHYAMVLSTPLVCHPDALLVWPTLSDQQKQRWSLADSRLYSGETTAKGHAVELAQILWEAGLGIAPPPAAGRPAFADMAVQCHRVSSRQFVLRGPRCWRR; encoded by the exons ATGAAGCGTATTGCTACATCgaagcgagcagacgacgcgtgcggTTGCCGTTGCGTACCCGCCTGCAGCAGACGCACCCGCGTCATGTTGCTTCTTTTACTCGCGCTAACTCTAG AAGTCGTCCCTGCGTCGAGCGGCAGCGTACCCATGCGTGTCGTGAGGCAAGCCAGCGGCTTTGACGGTGGGTCTGCCGTGCACGGTCAACAGCATCGGCAGCTGAGCCGGTCCACCCCACGGCCCTTCTCGGGGCCCGGACACTTGAGGCCGCTACTGGGTCGATGCTTCAGCCGCACGGCGGCGGG GTACCGCTACACCCTGTGCCCTTTCGACAACGCCACCCAAGCTGAAGAAAGCGCCCGCTGGAACGCTTACAGCGGCGTCCTCGG TGTCTGGCAAGGCTGGTCAGCAGCTAATGGGAGCCTCAGCGGCATGCACTATGGCAATGGCGACAGCTGCGGCACCCTGAACCGCTCTGTGGAG GTGCGACTCAGCTGCGGTCGCCCCCGGACGTCCCTGGCAGAGGTGAGCGAGCCCGAACGCTGCCACTATGCCATGGTGCTGAGCACCCCCTTGGTGTGCCACCCGGACGCACTGCTCGTTTGGCCCACTCTGTCTGACCAGCAGAAGCAGCGATGGAGTCTGGCCGACAGCCGGCTGTACTCCGGAGAAACCACCGCTAAG GGCCATGCCGTAGAGCTAGCACAGATTTTGTGGGAGGCCGGTCTCGGCATAGCACCGCCTCCGGCGGCGGGACGGCCCGCCTTCGCTGACATGGCTGTCCAGTGTCACAGGGTGAGTTCTAGACAGTTCGTTCTCCGTGGTCCCAGGTGTTGGCGACGCTGA
- the LOC139048905 gene encoding large ribosomal subunit protein mL62-like translates to MAALRRLGCSATMRPLLPALCRSYKSDVSLDKLYPASNTAQTPPLEGGVQMKDVQIYDHDPANPYRVEIRVHLDSARWISQEARDRLRLTCKPFIDSRGNLVFASDKTRKKSINLADCLDKLRCMLRELSRPPPNNVPETRFTLRAKHERLAAARLRIPKVPAAESGVSS, encoded by the coding sequence ATGGCGGCGTTGCGTCGGCTGGGTTGTTCAGCGACGATGCGGCCGCTGTTGCCGGCCCTGTGCAGGTCCTACAAGAGCGACGTCAGCCTGGACAAACTGTACCCCGCGAGCAACACCGCGCAGACGCCGCCTCTCGAAGGAGGCGTGCAGATGAAGGACGTTCAGATTTACGACCACGACCCCGCGAACCCGTACCGGGTCGAGATCCGCGTGCACTTGGACTCGGCTCGGTGGATATCGCAGGAGGCCAGGGACAGACTGCGACTCACCTGCAAGCCGTTCATCGACAGCCGCGGGAACTTGGTGTTCGCGTCCGACAAGACTCGCAAGAAGTCCATCAACCTGGCCGACTGCTTGGACAAGTTGCGCTGCATGTTACGCGAACTGTCACGACCTCCGCCCAACAACGTCCCCGAGACAAGATTCACCTTGCGGGCCAAGCACGAAAGGCTGGCCGCAGCGCGCTTGCGCATTCCTAAAGTCCCAGCGGCGGAGAGCGGCGTTTCTTCCTga
- the Ercc1 gene encoding DNA excision repair protein ERCC-1 produces MSDDAEKPPEPTGKGKSGALVVSSRQKGNPLLKSLRSVPWEYGEIEPDYVLGQTTCALYLSLRYHQLFPGYIHSRLRSLGRAFELRLLLVQVDVADPHPSLRELSQVSLLADCTLLLAWSAEEAGRHLETYKALEAKPADALMERQDGDTLSKLTDAISSVRSLNRPDAVALLSSFGSLERLAAASEQELILQPGLGPHKARRLHEVLHQPFMRP; encoded by the exons ATGTCCGATGATGCGGAAAA GCCCCCGGAGCCGACGGGCAAGGGCAAATCGGGAGCGCTGGTAGTCAGTTCTCGACAG AAGGGCAACCCGCTGCTCAAAAGCCTGCGGAGCGTGCCGTGGGAGTACGGCGAAATCGAACCGGACTACGTCCTGGGCCAGACGACGTGCGCACTGTACCTCAG TTTGCGCTATCACCAGCTGTTCCCTGGGTACATCCACAGCCGGCTACGCTCCCTGGGGCGTGCCTTCGAGCTCCGCCTGCTCTTGGTGCAAGTGGACGTG GCGGATCCCCATCCCAGTCTTCGCGAGCTCTCGCAGGTGTCCTTGCTGGCTGACTGCACCTTGCTGCTGGCAtggag TGCCGAAGAGGCCGGACGCCACCTCGAGACATACAAGGCGCTCGAGGCGAAGCCTGCCGACGCTCTCATGGAGAGGCAAGACGGCGACACGTTATCCAAG CTGACCGACGCTATCTCCTCGGTGCGGTCCCTGAATCGACCGGATGCAGTGGCCCTGCTCAGTTCTTTTGGG AGCCTGGAACGCCTTGCAGCAGCCTCCGAACAGGAACTGATCCTGCAGCCGGGCTTGGGACCCCACAAG GCTCGCCGGCTTCACGAGGTCCTGCACCAGCCATTTATGCGACCCTAG